One genomic segment of Melospiza georgiana isolate bMelGeo1 chromosome 21, bMelGeo1.pri, whole genome shotgun sequence includes these proteins:
- the LOC131092211 gene encoding myosin-1B isoform X1 has translation MSTDAEMAIFGEAAPYLRKSEKERIEAQNKPFDAKSSVFVVHAKESYVKSTIQSREPGKITVKTEGGETLTVKEDQIFSMNPPKYDKIEDMAMMTHLHEPAVLYNLKERYAAWMIYTYSGLFCVTVNPYKWLPVYNPEVVLAYRGKKRQEAPPHIFSISDNAYQFMLTDRENQSILITGESGAGKTVNTKRVIQYFATIAASGDKKKEEQTSGKMQGTLEDQIISANPLLEAFGNAKTVRNDNSSRFGKFIRIHFGATGKLASADIETYLLEKSRVTFQLKAERSYHIFYQIMSNRKPELIEMLLITTNPYDYLYVSQGEITVPSINDQEELMATDSAIDILGFSADEKTAIYKLTGAVMHYGNLKFKQKQREEQAEPDGTEVADKAAYLMGLNSADLLKALCYPRVKVGNEYVTKGQTVQQVYNSVGALAKSVFEKMFLWMVVRINQQLDTKQPRQYFIGVLDIAGFEIFDFNSLEQLCINFTNEKLQQFFNHHMFVLEQEEYKKEGIEWEFIDFGMDLAACIELIEKPMGIFSILEEECMFPKATDTSFKNKLYDQHLGKSNNFQKPKPGKGKAEAHFSLVHYAGTVDYNITGWLEKNKDPLNETVVGLYQKSSLKTLALLFASAGGAEAGDFFEIKSSGGGGGKKGAKKKGSSFQTVSALFRENLNKLMSNLRSTHPHFVRCLIPNETKTPGAMEHELVLHQLRCNGVLEGIRICRKGFPSRILYADFKQRYKVLNASAIPEGQFIDSKKASEKLLGSIDVDHTQYKFGHTKVFFKAGLLGLLEEMRDEKLAELITRTQAMCRGYLMRVEFKKMMERRESIFCIQYNVRSFMNVKHWPWMKLFFKIKPLLKSAESEKEMANMKEEFEKTKEELAKSEAKRKELEEKMVALVQEKNDLQLQVQAEADGLADAEERCDQLIKTKIQLEAKIKELTERAEEEEEMNAELTAKKRKLEDECSELKKDIDDLELTLAKVEKEKHATENKVKNLTEEMAALDETIAKLTKEKKALQEAHQQTLDDLQAEEDKVNTLTKAKTKLEQQVDDLEGSLEQEKKLRMDLERAKRKLEGDLKMAQDSIMDLENDKQQLDEKLKKKDFEISQIQGKIEDEQALGMQFQKKIKELQARIEELEEEIEAERTSRAKAEKHRADLSRELEEISERLEEAGGATAAQVEMNKKREAEFQKMRRDLEEATLQHEATAAALRKKHADSTAELGEQIDNLQRVKQKLEKEKSEMKMEIDDLASNMESVSKAKANLEKMCRSLEDQLSEIKTKEEEQQRIINDISAQRARLQTESGEFSRQVDEKDALISQLSRGKQAFTQQIEELKRHLEEEIKAKNALAHALQSARHDCDLLREQYEEEQEAKGELQRALSKANSEVAQWRTKYETDAIQRTEELEEAKKKLAQRLQDAEEHVEAVNAKCASLEKTKQRLQNEVEDLMIDVERSNAACAALDKKQKNFDKILAEWKQKYEETQAELEASQKESRSLSTELFKMKNAYEESLDHLETMKRENKNLQQEISDLTEQIAEGGKAIHELEKVKKQIEQEKSEIQAALEEAEASLEHEEGKILRLQLELNQVKAEIDRKIAEKDEEIEQMKRNHQRVVESMQSTLDAEIRSRNEALRLKKKMEGDLNEIEIQLSHANRQAAEAQKNLRNTQGVLKDTQIHLDDALRSQEDLKEQVAMVERRANLLQAEVEELRAALEQTERSRKMAEQELMDASERVQLLHSQNTSLINTKKKLETDISQIQSEMEDTIQEARNAEEKAKKAITDAAMMAEELKKEQDTSAHLERMKKNLDQTVKDLQHRLDEAEQLALKGGKKQIQKLEARVRELEGEVDAEQKRSAEAVKGVRKYERRVKELTYQSEEDRKNVLRLQDLVDKLQTKVKAYKRQAEEAEELSNVNLSKFRKIQHELEEAEERADIAESQVNKLRAKSREISKKAESEE, from the exons ATGTCTACGGATGCGGAGATGGCCATCTTTGGGGAGGCAGCTCCTTACCTCCGAAAGTCAGAGAAGGAGAGAATTGAGGCCCAGAACAAACCTTTTGATGCCAAGTCATCTGTCTTTGTGGTACATGCAAAGGAATCCTATGTGAAGAGCACAATCCAGAGCAGGGAACCAGGAAAAATCACGGTCAAGACTGAAGGGGGAGAG ACCTTGACTGTGAAGGAAGATCAAATCTTCTCCATGAACCCTCCCAAGTATGACAAAATCGAGGACATGGCCATGATGACCCACCTGCACGAACCCGCTGTGCTGTACAACCTCAAAGAGCGTTACGCAGCCTGGATGATCTAC ACCTACTCGGGTCTCTTCTGCGTCACTGTCAACCCCTACAAGTGGCTGCCGGTGTACAACCCCGAGGTGGTGTTGGCCTACCGAGGCAAGAAGCGCCAGGAGGCCCCTCCACACATCTTCTCCATCTCTGACAACGCCTATCAGTTCATGTTGACTG ATCGTGAGAACCAGTCCATCCTGATCAC CGGAGAATCCGGGGCCGGGAAGACTGTGAACACCAAGCGTGTCATCCAGTACTTTGCAACAATTGCAGCCAGTGGAGACAAGAAAAAGGAGGAGCAGACCTCAGGCAAAATGCAG GGGACACTTGAGGATCAAATCATCAGTGCCAACCCACTGCTGGAGGCCTTTGGAAATGCCAAGACCGTGAGGAACGACAACTCCTCACGCTTT ggTAAATTCATCAGAATCCATTTTGGTGCCACAGGCAAACTGGCTTCTGCTGATATTGAAACAT ATCTTCTGGAGAAGTCCAGAGTCACTTTCCAGCTCAAGGCGGAAAGGAGCTACCACATCTTTTATCAGATCATGTCCAACAGGAAGCCAGAGCTGATTG AGATGCTACTGATCACCACCAACCCCTATGACTACCTGTATGTGAGTCAAGGTGAGATCACAGTTCCCAGCATTAACGACCAGGAAGAGCTGATGGCCACTGAT AGTGCCATTGACATCCTGGGCTTCAGTGCTGATGAGAAAACAGCCATCTACAAGCTGACAGGGGCTGTCATGCACTATGGGAACCTGAAATTCAAGCAGAAGCAAcgagaggagcaggcagagcctgatgGCACCGAAG TTGCTGACAAGGCTGCCTACCTGATGGGTCTGAACTCAGCAGACCTGCTCAAGGCCCTCTGCTACCCCCGAGTCAAGGTGGGGAACGAATACGTGACCAAGGGCCAAACTGTGCAGCAG GTATACAACTCAGTGGGTGCCCTGGCTAAATCTGTGTTTGAGAAGATGTTCCTGTGGATGGTTGTTCGTATCAACCAGCAGCTGGACACGAAGCAGCCCAGGCAGTACTTCATTGGTGTCCTGGACATTGCTGGCTTTGAGATCTTTGAT TTCaacagcctggagcagctgtgcatCAACTTCACCAATGAGAAACTGCAACAGTTCTTCAACCACCACATGTtcgtgctggagcaggaggagtaCAAGAAGGAGGGCATTGAATGGGAGTTCATTGACTTTGGCATGGACCTGGCTGCCTGCATTGAGCTCATTGAGAAG CCCATGGGCATCTTCTCCATCCTGGAAGAGGAGTGCATGTTCCCCAAGGCAACTGACACCTCTTTCAAGAACAAGCTCTATGACCAGCACCTGGGCAAGTCCAACAACTTCCAGAAGCCCAAGCCAGGCAAAGGCAAGGCTGAGGCCCACTTCTCCCTGGTGCACTATGCTGGCACAGTGGACTACAACATCACTGGGTGGCTGGAGAAGAACAAGGACCCTCTGAATGAAACTGTTGTGGGGTTGTATCAGAAGTCATCCCTGAAGACCCTGGCCTTGCTCTTTGCCTCTGCTGGTGGGGCAGAAGCAGGTGATTTCTTTGAAATCA agagcagtggtggtggtggtggcaagAAGGGCGCCAAGAAGAAGGGTTCTTCCTTCCAGACTGTCTCAGCTCTCTTCCGG GAAAATTTAAACAAGCTGATGAGCAATTTGAGAAGCACACATCCCCATTTTGTGCGGTGTCTTATTCctaatgaaacaaaaacacCTG GTGCCATGGAGCACGAGCTGGTGCTGCACCAGCTGCGCTGTAACGGCGTGCTGGAAGGGATCAGGATCTGCAGGAAAGGGTTCCCCAGCAGAATCCTCTATGCTGACTTCAAACAGAG ATACAAGGTGCTTAATGCCAGTGCCATCCCTGAGGGACAGTTCATCGATAGCAAGAAGGCTTCTGAGAAGCTCCTTGGGTCAATCGATGTGGATCACACCCAGTATAAATTTGGACACACCAAG GTGTTCTTcaaagctgggctgctggggctcctggaGGAGATGAGGGATGAGAAGCTGGCAGAGCTCATCACCCGCACCCAGGCCATGTGCAGGGGTTACCTGATGAGGGTGGAGTTCAAGAAAATGATGGAGAGGAG GGAGTCCATCTTCTGCATCCAGTACAACGTCCGCTCATTCATGAATGTCAAACACTGGCCATGGATGAAGCTGTTCTTCAAGATCAAGCCCTTGCTAAAGAGTGCAGAGTCTGAGAAAGAAATGGCCAACATGAAGGAAGAGTTTGAGAAAACCAAGGAAGAGCTTGCAAAGTCTGAGGCAAAGcggaaggagctggaggagaaaatGGTGGCCCTGGTGCAGGAGAAAAATGACCTGCAGCTCCAAGTGCAGGCT GAAGCTGATGGTTTGGCCGATGCAGAGGAAAGGTGTGACCAGCTcatcaaaaccaaaatccagCTGGAAGCCAAAATTAAGGAGCTGACAGAGagagcagaagaagaagaagagatgAATGCTGAGCTGACAGCCAAGAAGAGGAAACTGGAAGATGAATGTTCAGAGCTGAAGAAAGATATTGATGACCTTGAGCTAACACTGGCCAAggtggagaaggaaaaacatgCCACTGAAAACAAG GTGAAAAACCTGACAgaggagatggcagctctggaCGAGACCATTGCCAAGCTGACAAAGGAGAAGAAAGCCCTCCAAGAGGCGCATCAGCAGACCCTGGATGAcctgcaggcagaggaagaCAAAGTCAATACTCTGACCAAAGCCAAGACCAAGCTGGAACAGCAAGTGGATGAT CTGGAAGGGTCCCTGGAGCAAGAGAAGAAACTGCGCATGGACCTGGAGAGAGCAAAGAGGAAACTGGAAGGAGACCTGAAGATGGCGCAGGACAGCATCATGGATTTGGAGAATGAtaagcagcagctggatgagAAACTGAAGAA GAAAGACTTTGAAATCAGCCAGATCCAGGGCAAGATCGAGGATGAACAGGCCCTGGGCATGCAATTTCAGAAGAAGAtcaaggagctgcag GCCCGCattgaggagctggaggaggagattGAGGCAGAGCGAACCTCTCGCGCTAAAGCAGAGAAGCATCGCGCTGACCTGtccagggagctggaggagatcAGCGAACGCCTGGAAGAAGCAGGAggggccacagcagctcaggtggAGATGAACAAGAAGCGTGAGGCAGAGTTCCAGAAGATGCGCCGTGACCTGGAAGAGGCCACGCTGCAGCACGAAGCCACGGCTGCCGCCCTGCGCAAGAAGCACGCggacagcacagctgagctgggcgAGCAGATCGACAACCTGCAACGTGTGAAgcagaagctggagaaggagaagagtgAGATGAAGATGGAGATTGATGACTTGGCCAGCAACATGGAGTCTGTGTCCAAAGCCAAG GCAAATCTGGAGAAGATGTGTCGTTCCCTGGAAGATCAACTCAGTGAGATTAAGACAAAGGAGGAGGAACAGCAGCGCATAATTAATGACATTAGTGCTCAAAGAGCTCGACTACAAACAGAATCTG GTGAATTTTCACGCCAGGTAGATGAGAAAGATGCTCTGATTTCTCAACTCTCAAGAGGAAAACAGGCTTTCACCCAACAGATTGAGGAACTGAAGAGGCATCtagaggaagaaataaag GCCAAGAATGCCCTGGCCCACGCCCTGCAGTCTGCTCGCCACGACTGTGACTTGCTCCGGGAGCAAtatgaggaggagcaggaggccaagggggagctgcagagagccctgTCCAAGGCCAACAGTGAAGTGGCCCAGTGGAGAACCAAATACGAGACGGACGCGATTCAGCGCACGGAGGAGCTCGAGGAGGCCAA AAAGAAGCTGGCCCAGCGCTTGCAGGATGCAGAGGAGCATGTTGAGGCTGTCAATGCCAAATGTGCCTCCCTGGAAAAGAcaaagcagaggctgcagaatGAAGTGGAGGACCTGATGATTGACGTGGAGAGATCcaatgctgcctgtgctgctctggataAGAAGCAGAAGAACTTTGACAAG ATCCTGGCAGAATGGAAGCAGAAGTATGAGGAAAcgcaggctgagctggaggcCTCGCAGAAGGAGTCGCGCTCTCTGAGCACGGAGCTGTTCAAGATGAAGAATGCCTATGAGGAGTCCTTGGACCACCTGGAAACAATGAAGCGGGAGAACAAGAACTTGCAGC AGGAGATTTCCGACCTCACGGAGCAGATTGCGGAGGGAGGAAAGGCGATTCATGAGCTGGAGAAAGTGAAGAAGCAGATTGAGCAGGAGAAATCTGAaatccaggctgctctggaggaAGCTGAG GCCTCCCTGGAACATGAGGAGGGGAAGATCTTGCGCCTGCAGCTTGAACTCAACCAGGTGAAGGCAGAGATTGACAGGAAGATAGCAGAGAAAGATGAGGAGATCGAACAAATGAAGAGAAACCACCAGAGGGTTGTGGAGTCCATGCAGAGCACCCTGGACGCTGAgatcaggagcaggaatgaaGCCCTGAGGCTGAAGAAGAAGATGGAGGGAGACCTGAACGAAATAGAAATCCAGCTGAGCCATGCCAACCgccaggctgcagaggcacagaAGAACCTGAGGAACACTCAGGGAGTGCTCAAG GACACCCAGATCCATCTGGATGATGCTCTCAGGTCTCAGGAGGACCTGAAGGAGCAGGTGGCCATGGTGGAGCGCAGAGCTAACCTGCTGCAGGCTGAAGTTGAGGAGCTCcgtgcagccctggagcagacAGAGCGGTCGAGGAAAATGGCTGAGCAGGAATTAATGGACGCCAGTGAGCGTGTGCAGCTCctccacagccag AACACCAGTTTGATCAACACCAAGAAGAAGCTGGAAACGGACATTTCTCAAATCCAGAGTGAAATGGAGGATACCATCCAGGAAGCCCGCAATGCTGAGGAGAAGGCCAAGAAGGCCATCACAGAT GCGGCCATGATGGCAGAAGAGCTGAAGAAGGAGCAGGACACCAGTGCCCACCTGGAGAGGATGAAGAAGAACCTGGACCAGACGGTGAAGGACCTGCAGCACCGTCTTGATGAGGCCGAGCAGCTGGCACTGAAGGGAGGGAAGAAGCAGATCCAGAAGCTGGAGGCCAGG GTGCgggagctggaaggggaggTTGATGCTGAGCAGAAGCGCAGCGCTGAAGCCGTGAAGGGTGTGCGCAAGTACGAGCGCAGGGTGAAGGAACTCACCTACCAG TCTGAGGAAGACAGGAAAAACGTTCTCAGGCTGCAGGATCTGGTGGATAAACTGCAAACTAAGGTGAAAGCTTACAAGAGACAAGCTGAGGAGGCT